The genomic interval AGCCCCATAAATAATTCCAGATCCTTGGGAGCGGTTTGCTTGAACATAAAGGTTCGCACGGGCACCATAGCCTTGGTCAAGGCTTCCTCCTGCGGCATTTGACCTTTAAGATAAGGCTGAAAGGCCTGCTTGTTGATCCGATCGATGGTGGGCGACATCACAAAAAAGGTGAGGATTAGGGATAATCCAATAATCACCTGACTGGGCGGCAACTGAGGCGTACCAATGGCTTGCCGAACCAGAGATAATACGATCACAATCCGGGTAAAGGCTGTGCCCATCACCAAAATAGCGGGAGCCAGGGTCAGGACGGTCAACAACACCAATATTTGCAGACCCTTGCTGACCTCCTGCGGGTTGGTGGCCGAGCCCACTTTAATATCCACGGTGGGAATGCCCACCTGAGCCATGGCCGGAGAGGCCAGCAGCCCAGCGAGTGCCAGCCCTGCCAATAACAGCGCCCACGTTTTCCATCCACAAACTGCCCTGATGCCTAAGCCGGTCATCCGGTCTAACTCCACACTTTCACCACGTTCCTCCACAGTATGGAGGTTTTGGGGGCGGTGAACATCATCCAAACGGTGGAGGCTGTGGGTGGTCGGTTTGGGGCCCTTCCGGGCTGGAGCGTCAGGCCCCAAACCGTTTGTCAGGGCAGCTTTCACCACACGTTTGTAACTGTATGAATACAGCGAGTTAAAGATAGACGCTGGGCAACTTTGCCCAAAGCAGTTCCACAGTTTGTTTGAGCTGCACGCAGTTTTAGAAACGTGTTGGCAAGGCTGCCCTGCCAACACGTTTTAAGATTTTTTGGAGTGGGATTTCTCAGGACGCAAACGGGCCAACTCCTGATACAGCTCCTTCTCCCGAGCGGACAAGGCATCCGGCACCACTACAGAGACGGTGACATAATGATCCCCCTGGGTCAGGCCGCTTTGCACCCCACGCTCCTTCAGTCGAAACACCTTGCCCGGCTGAGTGCCCGGCGGCACGGTCATCTTCATTGGCCCATGCAAGGTGGAAACCTCGATTTCGCAGCCCAGCACCGCATCCGTCAACGCTATCACCACATCCCCGTAAACATCCAGCCCTTCAATGCGCAAGCCCGCATCCACGCTGATTTCAATTTGCAGGAACAGATCCCCGTTTTCCGCCCCGCCGTAGCCACGGCCCCCTTCTTTGGCCACCCGCACCCGGGAACCGTTTTTTACCCCGGCGGGAATGCGCACATCGATTTTTTTAAGGCGCACCAGAATTTTATCCCCGCCACAGGCGGTACACACCAGACCGTTCACTTTGCCTGTCCCGGAACAGCGGCGGCAAATTTCATTGTGCTGAACATTGACCGTTTTCACCACCCCATCCATGGCCTCCTGCGGGGTGATGGCGACCTTCACCTGCACATCCTCGCCCCGTTGAGGTGCTTCAGACTTTTTGCCGCTGTCTTTTTTGGCGCTAAATACGCCCTCTGCCGCATTGGCAGCCTTGGCCGACTTCTCCTGAAAGCCCTTCTTCAAAAAGGACTCAAACAGGTCATTAATGGAGGTAGTGCTGCCTTTGTCCTTGCCCGGCTCGGCTTTATTCGCCGCTTGCTTGCCAGTGGACGCGGCGGAGTCCGGGGCGGACTCCGACCGGGCCTTTTTTTCAGAAGCGGGCGGGGGACTGGCCTTCCCCTTGGGCGTTTGATCGCCCTGCTTGCTGTAAGCCGCCTTGCCCTCCGCCGGATTGCCCCCCGCATTACCCTTCATGGCCCGCAGACTGGCATCGTGCATGGCCCGTTTCTCCGGGTTGCTTAAAATCTCATAGGCCTCGTTAATTTCCTTAAAACGCTCCTCGGCCTGGGCGTTGCCCGCATTGAGATCCGGGTGATGCTGACGGGCCAGCTTGCGAAAAGCGCTACGCACGGCATCGACATCGGCAAAGGCCTCCACCCCCAAAATCAGATAGTAGTTTTTAAAACTGGCCATGCAAACACTTCACACTTTCCCTCGGCTCTTCTATTTTAGAGCAAGTGTGGGCCCCCTCACCATATCCAGCCGGACGAGATTCAGGCAAATGGGTGCTGACAAACTGCCGTAGAAAAAACGGGATGGCTCAGCCTTGCTGCGGTCGCAGGCTTCGCAAGAGAAAGGTAATGGCCACGGCCACCAACAGTGGAATCCAGGCCACCAGCCAGGGGGCCACCAGATCCAAAGATCCGAAGCTGCCGGAAAACGGTACCAGAATGCTGTAGAAAAAGACCACCACGACTCCAAACAGCAACCCGTACACTCGGCTGGCCCGCACCCGCTCCATACCGAGCAGGGCACCCAGTAAGGCAAATATCAGGGTAGCCACCGGGGCCGACCACTTCTGCCAGGAGCGCACTTCAAAGAAGGGAATTTCCTGAAGCTGCCCGCCTTCTCTCATGAGTTTGATGTACTGGCGAAGCTGGCCCCAGGGCATGATCATGGGGTTTTGCCGGGTGTAATCCAGCAAAATAGACGCATATTTGTTGGTACGCACCTGCTGCTGGGCAAAAGGACGAATATCCTGATACACCCCTTCGCTGTCCAACACGTACTCAATGCCGTTATTCAGCTCCCACTGGTGGCGATCCGGCACCCAGCGGCCACTGTCAGCCCGAATAATACGAGAGATCTGCACCCCGGCCTGCGGGGTTTCCACATAGTAAAGGATGATGAAATCCGAGAGGGCCGCTTTTTGAATTTGGCCAATCAGGAAAAACTTGCTCAGTTTTTTGTCGTGATTCTTTTCCACAAACAAAAAATTGCGATCGGGAATGTCTTTCAAATTGGCGTCGGTGTAGTACTTTTCCAGCACCGGGGCGGTTTGAGGGATCACCCACTCGTTAACCACAGCGTGAAGCCCCCCAAAGAGCAGCCCCACCCACAACACGGCCCGCAGGATTCGGGCCGGGCTGATTCCGCTGGCCAACAGGGCCACCAGCTCATAATTCTGACTTAAGCGCTGAAACAAAATAATGGTGCCCAACAGCACGGCCACCGGAATGGTTTGGGGCAAGACCTGAGGCACGTGCAGCAGGAACATCAGCGCACCCTGGGCGGGATTGATGTCACCGCCAAATACATACTGGGTCAGCTTGAACAGGGTCTCCGGGGCCAGCCAGATGATGCTGAACAAGACCACCGCAAACAGGATAATCAAGGTCAACTGGCTGCACAGATACCAGTCCAGTAGGGAGAAACGCTTGAACACTTTGACCACGAGACTCTCCTACAAGCTGAAATCTTCGCCCAGATAAGTCCGG from Vampirovibrio chlorellavorus carries:
- a CDS encoding J domain-containing protein, which translates into the protein MASFKNYYLILGVEAFADVDAVRSAFRKLARQHHPDLNAGNAQAEERFKEINEAYEILSNPEKRAMHDASLRAMKGNAGGNPAEGKAAYSKQGDQTPKGKASPPPASEKKARSESAPDSAASTGKQAANKAEPGKDKGSTTSINDLFESFLKKGFQEKSAKAANAAEGVFSAKKDSGKKSEAPQRGEDVQVKVAITPQEAMDGVVKTVNVQHNEICRRCSGTGKVNGLVCTACGGDKILVRLKKIDVRIPAGVKNGSRVRVAKEGGRGYGGAENGDLFLQIEISVDAGLRIEGLDVYGDVVIALTDAVLGCEIEVSTLHGPMKMTVPPGTQPGKVFRLKERGVQSGLTQGDHYVTVSVVVPDALSAREKELYQELARLRPEKSHSKKS
- the fliP gene encoding flagellar type III secretion system pore protein FliP (The bacterial flagellar biogenesis protein FliP forms a type III secretion system (T3SS)-type pore required for flagellar assembly.), translated to MTGLGIRAVCGWKTWALLLAGLALAGLLASPAMAQVGIPTVDIKVGSATNPQEVSKGLQILVLLTVLTLAPAILVMGTAFTRIVIVLSLVRQAIGTPQLPPSQVIIGLSLILTFFVMSPTIDRINKQAFQPYLKGQMPQEEALTKAMVPVRTFMFKQTAPKDLELFMGLAKLKKPKNRGEVPTYVLLPAFTISELKTAFQLGFIIFLPFLIIDMVVSSVLVSMGMMFLPPATIALPFKLVLFVLVDGWHLISQSLVSGFG
- a CDS encoding LptF/LptG family permease, producing the protein MVKVFKRFSLLDWYLCSQLTLIILFAVVLFSIIWLAPETLFKLTQYVFGGDINPAQGALMFLLHVPQVLPQTIPVAVLLGTIILFQRLSQNYELVALLASGISPARILRAVLWVGLLFGGLHAVVNEWVIPQTAPVLEKYYTDANLKDIPDRNFLFVEKNHDKKLSKFFLIGQIQKAALSDFIILYYVETPQAGVQISRIIRADSGRWVPDRHQWELNNGIEYVLDSEGVYQDIRPFAQQQVRTNKYASILLDYTRQNPMIMPWGQLRQYIKLMREGGQLQEIPFFEVRSWQKWSAPVATLIFALLGALLGMERVRASRVYGLLFGVVVVFFYSILVPFSGSFGSLDLVAPWLVAWIPLLVAVAITFLLRSLRPQQG